The DNA region ATATAAACCATTAATGACTGTCACTATAAGGCATCTTTTTTTAACAATGTTGGCTCAGGCAATAGCGCCTTTGGGAGTTGAAAATGCAAGAGAACTACAAAATTCTGGTCGTCGATGATGATATGCGTCTGCGTGCACTGCTGGAACGCTATCTCACCGAGCAGGGCTTTCAGGTGCGCAGTGTCGCTAATGCCGAGCAGATGGATCGTCTGTTAACCCGTGAATCCTTCCATCTGATGGTGCTCGACCTGATGTTGCCGGGCGAGGATGGGCTCTCTATCTGCCGTCGCCTGCGCAGTCAGAGCAACCCGATGCCGATTATTATGGTGACCGCCAAGGGTGAAGAGGTGGATCGCATCGTCGGGCTGGAGATCGGAGCGGATGACTACATCCCTAAACCGTTCAACCCGCGTGAGCTGCTGGCGCGCATCCGTGCCGTGCTGCGTCGTCAGGCCAACGAGCTGCCAGGCGCGCCGTCACAGGAAGAGGCGATCATCGCCTTTGGTAAGTTCAAGCTGAACCTCGGCACCCGCGAAATGTTCCGTGAAGATGAGCCGATGCCGCTGACCAGCGGTGAGTTCGCGGTGCTGAAAGCGCTGGTGAGCCATCCGCGTGAGCCACTGTCGCGCGATAAGCTGATGAACCTGGCGCGTGGCCGTGAATACAGCGCCATGGAGCGTTCGATCGACGTTCAGATCTCCCGCCTGCGTCGCATGGTGGAAGAAGATCCTGCGCATCCACGTTATATCCAGACCGTCTGGGGCCTGGGCTACGTCTTTGTGCCGGACGGCAGCAAAGCATGAAGCGGCTGCGCTTCTCGCCACGCAGTTCATTTGCCCGCACGCTGCTGCTGATCGTGACCCTGCTGTTCGTCAGCCTGGTCACGACCTATCTGGTGGTGCTCAACTTTGCCATCCTTCCCAGCCTGCAGCAGTTCAACAAGGTGCTGGCATACGAAGTCCGTATGCTGATGACCGACCGGCTGCAGCTGGAAGATGGCACGCAGCTGGAAGTCCCCCCGGCCTTTCGCCGGGAGATCTACCGTGAACTGGGGATTTCGCTGTTTACCAATGCGGCAGCAGAAGAGAACGGCTTGCGTTGGGCGCAGCACTACGAATTCCTGAGCGAACAGATGGGGCAGCAGCTGGGCGGGCCGACCGATGTGCGGGTAGAGGTCAACAAGAACTCCCCGGTGGTCTGGCTGAAAACCTGGCTGTCGCCCGATATCTGGGTGCGGGTGCCGCTGACGGAGATTCATCAGGGCGACTTCTCACCGCTGTTCCGCTACACCCTGGCGATTATGCTGCTGGCGATCGGCGGGGCCTGGCTGTTTATCCGCATCCAGAACCGACCCCTGGTGGATCTGGAGCACGCGGCCCTGCAGGTCGGGCGCGGGATTATACCGCCGCCGCTGCGCGAATATGGCGCGTCCGAGGTGCGGTCGGTCACCCGCGCCTTTAACCAGATGGCGGCCGGGGTGAAGCAGCTGGCCGACGATCGCACGCTGTTAATGGCGGGCGTCAGTCACGACCTGCGCACGCCGCTGACCCGTATTCGTCTGGCCACCGAGATGATGGGCGAGCAGGATGGTTATCTGGCCGAATCGATCAACAAAGATATCGAAGAGTGCAACGCCATCATCGAGCAGTTCATCGACTACCTGCGTACCGGTCAGGAGATGCAGACGGAGCGCGCCGACCTTAACAGCGTGCTGGGCGAAGTGGTCGCCGCCGAAAGTGGCTACGAGCGTGAAATCGAAAATGCGGTGATGCCGGAAGAGCTGATGCTGGATATCAACCCGCTGTCGATTAAACGGGCGCTGGCCAATCTGGTAGTAAACGCCGCGCGTTACGGCAATGGCTGGATCAAGGTCAGCAGCGGACGGGAGCTGCATCGCGCCTGGTTCCAGGTGGAGGATGACGGCCCGGGCATCAAGCCGGATCAGCTGGCGCATCTGTTCCAGCCGTTTGTGCGGGGTGACAGCGCCCGCAGCACCAGCGGCACGGGGCTGGGCCTGGCGATTGTGCAGCGTATTATCGATGCGCATCAGGGGTCGCTGGAGATTGGCGAGAGCGAACGCGGGGGATTACGTATCCGCGCCTGGCTGCCGCTGATCGAGAGTATGGCGCTGAGCCATAACCATGGCGGCAACAGCGTTTCGGGCTGATAAAAGCGGCGCGGCAGGCACACTGCCGCGCCGTTTCCTTTAGCGTTGCGGGCCGGCTTTCACCAGCGCAGCGCCTGCGGCGTTGTCGGTGTACTTCGCGAAGTTATCAATGAAGCGCTTCGCCAGATCGTCGGCGGCAGCGGTCCACTGCTCTTCACTCTCCCAGCTACGACGCGGATCGAGCGTGTCACTGTCCAGTTCACCCAGCGATACCGGCATCTGCAGGTTGAAGATCGGCAGGGTTTCCGTCGGCACATCATCCAGTTCACCCGCCAGGATCGCATTGATAATGGCGCGGGTGTTCTTCAGGGAGATGCGTTTGCCACTGCCGTTCCAGCCGGTATTGACCAGATAAGCCTGCGCACCGGACGCCTCCATCCGTTTCACCAGCACTTCCGCATACTGCGTCGGATGCAGCGTCAGGAAAGCCGCGCCGAAACAGGCGGAGAAGGTTGGGGTAGGCGCCGTGACGCCCCGTTCGGTTCCGGCCAGTTTAGCGGTGAAGCCCGACAGGAAGTGATACTGCGTCTGCTCCGGCGTCAGGCGTGAAACCGGCGGCAGCACGCCAAACGCATCGGCGGTCAGGAAAATGACTTTCTTCGCGTGGCCCGCTTTGGAGACCGGCTGCACGATATTGTCGATGTGATTGATCGGGTAGGAAACGCGGGTGTTTTCCGTCTTGCTGCCGTCAGCGTAATCAATGCTGCCATCTTCGCGAACCACCACGTTTTCCAGCAGCGCGTTGCGGCGAATAGCGCGGTAGATCTCGGGCTCAGCCTGCTCAGAGAGGTTGATGGTTTTCGCGTAGCAGCCGCCTTCGAAGTTAAACACGCCATCATCGTCCCAGCCGTGCTCATCGTCGCCAATCAGCTGACGATCGGGATCGGTGGAGAGCGTGGTTTTGCCGGTGCCAGAGAGGCCAAAGAAGACCGCCACATCACCCGCTTTGCCGACGTTGGCCGAGCAGTGCATCGACGCGATGCCCTTCAGCGGCAGCAGGTAGTTCATGATC from Pantoea deleyi includes:
- the ompR gene encoding two-component system response regulator OmpR, with protein sequence MQENYKILVVDDDMRLRALLERYLTEQGFQVRSVANAEQMDRLLTRESFHLMVLDLMLPGEDGLSICRRLRSQSNPMPIIMVTAKGEEVDRIVGLEIGADDYIPKPFNPRELLARIRAVLRRQANELPGAPSQEEAIIAFGKFKLNLGTREMFREDEPMPLTSGEFAVLKALVSHPREPLSRDKLMNLARGREYSAMERSIDVQISRLRRMVEEDPAHPRYIQTVWGLGYVFVPDGSKA
- the envZ gene encoding two-component system sensor histidine kinase EnvZ — encoded protein: MKRLRFSPRSSFARTLLLIVTLLFVSLVTTYLVVLNFAILPSLQQFNKVLAYEVRMLMTDRLQLEDGTQLEVPPAFRREIYRELGISLFTNAAAEENGLRWAQHYEFLSEQMGQQLGGPTDVRVEVNKNSPVVWLKTWLSPDIWVRVPLTEIHQGDFSPLFRYTLAIMLLAIGGAWLFIRIQNRPLVDLEHAALQVGRGIIPPPLREYGASEVRSVTRAFNQMAAGVKQLADDRTLLMAGVSHDLRTPLTRIRLATEMMGEQDGYLAESINKDIEECNAIIEQFIDYLRTGQEMQTERADLNSVLGEVVAAESGYEREIENAVMPEELMLDINPLSIKRALANLVVNAARYGNGWIKVSSGRELHRAWFQVEDDGPGIKPDQLAHLFQPFVRGDSARSTSGTGLGLAIVQRIIDAHQGSLEIGESERGGLRIRAWLPLIESMALSHNHGGNSVSG
- the pckA gene encoding phosphoenolpyruvate carboxykinase (ATP) gives rise to the protein MRVNGLTSQDLAALGIVDTTEVVYNPDYDTLFQEETRPDLEGFARGTLTQSGAIAVDTGIFTGRSPKDKYIVRDDTTRDTLWWNDQGTGKNDNQPLSQETWDALKSCVTRQLSGKRLFVVDAFCGANADSRLSVRFVTEVAWQAHFVKNMFIQPDDAELADFTPDFVVMNGAKCTNPDWQAQGLHSENFVAFNLTERMQLIGGTWYGGEMKKGLFAIMNYLLPLKGIASMHCSANVGKAGDVAVFFGLSGTGKTTLSTDPDRQLIGDDEHGWDDDGVFNFEGGCYAKTINLSEQAEPEIYRAIRRNALLENVVVREDGSIDYADGSKTENTRVSYPINHIDNIVQPVSKAGHAKKVIFLTADAFGVLPPVSRLTPEQTQYHFLSGFTAKLAGTERGVTAPTPTFSACFGAAFLTLHPTQYAEVLVKRMEASGAQAYLVNTGWNGSGKRISLKNTRAIINAILAGELDDVPTETLPIFNLQMPVSLGELDSDTLDPRRSWESEEQWTAAADDLAKRFIDNFAKYTDNAAGAALVKAGPQR